Proteins found in one Pseudomonas sp. P8_241 genomic segment:
- a CDS encoding NAD-dependent succinate-semialdehyde dehydrogenase encodes MFNEKIELLIDGAWCLGSEGETLPLLNPATGEEIATIPCASIEDLDRALNATQRAFEEWKQLTAAQRWTLLSKAADLLEARKPEISRVLTQENGKSLQEAAGEVQFCVDAIRWYAEEGKRAYGRIIPARNPLVRQSVLKEPVGPALGFAAWNFPAGNVALKIAGALAAGCSIIVKPSNETPGTAVGIVRCFQDAGIPAGVIGLVFGPPGPISEYLIGSPIPKKVSLTGSTPVGKTLQKLAADTLKRCTMELGGHAPVLVFEDANLERALDQLVAAKFKNAGQVCTSPTRFFIHRSIYEQFIAGFLERTKRLVIGNGLEQGVVMGPLITERRLDNMDTLVADAVAKGAKVLTGGSRLEREGFFFAPTVMRDVPDDALIMVDEPFGPLAPLTVFDTFEEVIQRANALPYALAAYIFTRDGTTAARASQAVEAGVVGINHMSVHEAETPFGGFNESGYGHESGLEGLDAYLRTKMVADAQV; translated from the coding sequence ATGTTTAACGAAAAGATCGAATTGCTGATTGATGGAGCATGGTGCCTTGGCAGCGAGGGTGAAACTCTACCTCTGCTCAACCCAGCCACTGGAGAAGAAATTGCCACCATTCCATGTGCGAGCATCGAAGACCTCGACCGGGCTCTCAATGCTACCCAGCGAGCGTTTGAAGAATGGAAACAGCTGACTGCAGCCCAACGATGGACGCTGCTCAGCAAAGCAGCTGATCTTTTGGAAGCGCGCAAACCAGAAATTTCCCGCGTACTCACCCAAGAGAACGGAAAGTCGTTGCAAGAAGCTGCTGGTGAAGTTCAGTTCTGTGTTGATGCCATCCGCTGGTACGCCGAGGAAGGCAAACGAGCATATGGTCGAATCATTCCTGCACGAAACCCGCTTGTTCGCCAGAGCGTTCTTAAAGAACCTGTCGGGCCGGCTTTGGGGTTTGCAGCTTGGAACTTCCCCGCTGGGAACGTTGCACTGAAGATCGCCGGCGCGCTAGCGGCGGGATGCTCCATCATCGTGAAACCAAGCAATGAAACACCTGGTACTGCAGTGGGTATCGTTCGTTGCTTCCAGGACGCAGGCATTCCAGCAGGAGTTATCGGTCTGGTATTTGGCCCCCCTGGCCCGATCTCGGAATACCTGATTGGCTCACCCATCCCCAAGAAAGTGTCACTCACCGGCTCCACACCAGTAGGGAAAACGCTGCAGAAGCTCGCTGCGGACACACTGAAACGTTGCACTATGGAACTGGGCGGACACGCTCCTGTATTGGTATTTGAGGACGCGAATCTGGAGCGTGCTCTCGATCAACTCGTGGCAGCGAAATTCAAAAACGCTGGGCAGGTGTGCACCTCCCCTACCCGCTTCTTTATCCACCGTTCAATCTATGAGCAATTCATAGCGGGTTTTCTGGAGCGTACCAAACGCCTGGTTATTGGGAACGGCTTGGAGCAAGGCGTAGTAATGGGCCCGCTGATCACCGAACGCCGCTTGGATAACATGGATACTTTGGTGGCAGATGCAGTAGCGAAAGGCGCCAAAGTACTCACCGGAGGAAGCCGACTGGAGCGCGAAGGTTTCTTCTTTGCTCCAACGGTAATGCGTGACGTCCCAGATGACGCATTAATCATGGTTGATGAACCGTTTGGCCCGCTCGCTCCTCTGACCGTGTTCGACACCTTCGAAGAGGTGATTCAGCGAGCGAACGCGCTGCCATATGCATTGGCCGCGTACATCTTTACTCGCGATGGAACGACTGCTGCACGAGCCAGCCAAGCGGTTGAGGCGGGCGTGGTGGGCATCAACCATATGTCTGTACATGAGGCAGAGACCCCTTTCGGAGGATTCAATGAATCAGGATATGGCCATGAAAGCGGGCTGGAAGGCTTGGACGCTTATCTGCGAACCAAAATGGTAGCTGACGCGCAGGTTTAA
- a CDS encoding amino acid ABC transporter permease, which translates to MLTTSFTSSDLMILLSGTWLTIQLTFWAVLIGTVLGMVLGWLRNYAPRLTLPLGWILDIFRSVPLLIQFVVANSLNSILGWHFQTFTIGCIALGLYCTAYCTDIVRSGLQSVSYNVTRAARSLGLTYWQEIRCISAPLAARVAFPSWVNMTLAAMKDTALVTWLGLYELLRSSQSIITRIQEPLLVLCIVGLIYYIMSWGVAWCGAHVEKRLNSND; encoded by the coding sequence ATGCTTACCACAAGCTTTACAAGCTCTGACCTGATGATATTGCTATCAGGCACTTGGCTCACCATACAATTGACATTTTGGGCGGTACTAATAGGAACCGTCTTGGGCATGGTGTTGGGCTGGTTGCGAAATTACGCACCCAGACTGACACTACCACTAGGCTGGATCCTGGATATTTTCAGAAGCGTGCCATTGTTAATCCAGTTTGTCGTGGCCAACTCGCTAAATAGCATCTTGGGCTGGCACTTTCAAACCTTCACTATCGGCTGTATCGCACTGGGACTTTATTGCACTGCCTATTGTACAGATATCGTCAGGAGCGGACTGCAGTCGGTTTCATACAACGTTACCCGTGCCGCGCGCTCACTGGGCTTAACTTACTGGCAGGAAATTCGTTGCATTAGTGCGCCACTTGCTGCACGAGTTGCGTTTCCATCTTGGGTAAATATGACCCTGGCGGCAATGAAGGATACAGCGCTTGTAACTTGGCTAGGCTTGTATGAGCTATTGCGATCATCTCAATCGATAATTACCCGAATACAAGAACCTTTGTTGGTGCTGTGCATCGTTGGTCTTATCTACTACATCATGAGTTGGGGTGTCGCCTGGTGCGGTGCTCACGTTGAAAAAAGGTTGAACAGCAATGATTAA
- a CDS encoding amino acid ABC transporter permease — protein sequence MSYNIQWSAIRRALPAMLDGALVTIEIAAISMVLGVIIALLLTVMRESPFRILKGIAMSWVSIARNTPSLFQIYILYFGLGSFGLHVPSLVALVAGITFNNAGYLAESFRGGMKAVPDTQVRAARSLGLTATQAYLHIVVPQLLRIVFHPIANQMVWAVLMTSLGVIVGLNNDLAGVTQEINIKTFRTFELFVTAAVMYYCICKLVVGLARLLGWRLFRY from the coding sequence ATGAGTTACAACATCCAATGGAGCGCGATACGCCGAGCACTCCCCGCTATGCTAGACGGAGCCCTTGTCACCATTGAGATCGCTGCGATCTCAATGGTACTCGGAGTCATCATTGCGTTGCTGCTGACGGTTATGAGGGAATCGCCATTCCGCATCCTGAAAGGCATAGCAATGAGCTGGGTATCGATTGCTCGCAATACGCCTTCGCTTTTTCAGATCTACATTTTGTACTTCGGTCTCGGCTCCTTCGGCCTGCATGTGCCATCGCTTGTCGCTCTGGTGGCCGGCATTACCTTCAACAATGCTGGCTACCTGGCTGAAAGTTTCCGAGGGGGGATGAAGGCGGTACCTGATACTCAGGTCAGAGCTGCAAGGTCGCTTGGGCTTACCGCTACCCAAGCGTATCTACACATCGTCGTACCACAACTGTTGCGAATTGTTTTCCACCCCATAGCTAACCAGATGGTTTGGGCCGTACTGATGACGTCCCTCGGAGTTATTGTAGGCCTGAACAATGATCTCGCCGGGGTAACTCAAGAAATCAACATCAAGACCTTCCGTACGTTTGAACTCTTTGTAACAGCAGCCGTGATGTACTACTGCATTTGCAAGTTGGTGGTCGGATTAGCCCGCCTTTTAGGTTGGCGCTTATTCCGCTATTAA
- a CDS encoding amino acid ABC transporter ATP-binding protein yields the protein MINIHQVRKSFGDLEVVKGVSLDVKKGEVLSIIGGSGSGKSTLLMCINGLEKIQSGTIKVDGIDVHNPKTNLNLLRRKIGIVFQQWNAFPHLTVLENVMLAPRKVLGKSREEAEEEAVRQLKHVGLGEKLNVFPTRLSGGQQQRMAIARALAMNPDYMLFDEATSALDPQLVGEVLDTMRMLAEDGMTMVLVTHEIAFAREVSDRVAFFRHGLIHELGTPDEVIRNPTRPETIDFLKSIK from the coding sequence ATGATTAATATCCATCAAGTTCGCAAATCCTTTGGGGATCTAGAAGTTGTCAAAGGCGTTTCGCTGGATGTTAAGAAAGGCGAAGTGCTCTCGATCATTGGTGGTTCGGGTTCCGGCAAATCTACGCTCCTCATGTGTATCAACGGTCTGGAAAAAATTCAATCCGGCACGATCAAGGTTGACGGCATTGATGTCCACAACCCGAAAACCAACCTCAACCTGCTGCGTCGAAAAATCGGAATCGTTTTTCAACAATGGAATGCTTTTCCGCACCTTACGGTGCTCGAAAACGTGATGCTCGCGCCACGCAAGGTTTTGGGTAAAAGTCGTGAAGAAGCAGAGGAGGAAGCTGTTCGACAACTCAAGCATGTGGGGTTGGGAGAGAAGCTTAACGTGTTTCCTACCAGACTCTCAGGGGGCCAGCAACAGCGCATGGCAATCGCTCGTGCGCTGGCAATGAATCCCGACTATATGCTGTTCGATGAAGCCACATCCGCCTTGGATCCTCAACTCGTGGGCGAGGTACTCGATACGATGAGAATGCTCGCAGAAGACGGCATGACGATGGTGCTTGTAACGCACGAAATCGCATTTGCCCGAGAGGTCTCGGATCGAGTCGCCTTCTTCCGCCATGGTCTCATTCATGAGCTGGGCACTCCCGACGAAGTCATTCGCAATCCCACACGGCCAGAGACGATCGATTTCCTGAAGTCCATAAAATGA
- a CDS encoding choline dehydrogenase: MEYDYIIIGAGSAGCIVANRLTEDPSVRVLLIEAGGKDKSLIIDMPAALPFAYGSKKLGWQYDSGPEPHLNNRLIDEKRGKVLGGSSSINAMIFNRGNPLDFEGWAANGLPEWSFAHCLPYFRRMETFSGGADQWRGGEGPMQITRCKAEHKLYDTFLRCGEQAGYALTNDHNGYKQEGLHVAQALVYNGVRWSSSRGYLHPVENRTNLEVWTHSTVRRIDIEKKIAIGAQVDHQGKTHSIRCKREVILCAGAFNSPQLLMLSGIGDADELIKLGIKSEVHLPAVGKNLENHPGVNIQYAARHQDSLVSQLGPIGKVKMGAQWLLQKKGLGATNFFETGAFLRSRDDVEFPNVQFEFLPLTRFVRNGKLVAVPGFQFWVDLSRPESRGSVTLRSKDPTDAPLIVFNHLSTQQDMRDMIDSIRLARKLIAQPVWDGIRGEELAPGADAQTDKDLEAFIRANTGTSYHPAGTCRMGSDDDSVVDSEGRVRGVQKLRVVDASIMPRVVTANLSASIMMIAEKISDRIAGKTPLPPSTASFYRS; this comes from the coding sequence GTGGAATACGATTACATAATTATTGGCGCGGGCTCTGCTGGATGCATTGTCGCTAACCGACTGACCGAGGATCCGTCTGTACGGGTTTTGCTGATTGAAGCCGGTGGAAAAGACAAGTCGCTTATCATCGATATGCCAGCAGCTTTGCCATTTGCGTATGGAAGCAAGAAATTGGGCTGGCAGTATGATTCCGGGCCAGAGCCGCACCTGAACAATCGCTTGATCGACGAAAAGCGAGGCAAAGTGCTCGGTGGTAGCTCGTCTATCAATGCCATGATTTTCAACCGTGGTAATCCGCTGGATTTCGAAGGCTGGGCTGCCAACGGCCTCCCCGAGTGGAGCTTCGCCCATTGCTTGCCCTATTTCCGTCGTATGGAAACTTTCTCCGGTGGCGCCGATCAATGGCGAGGTGGCGAAGGCCCGATGCAGATCACTCGCTGCAAGGCCGAGCACAAGCTCTACGACACCTTCCTGCGCTGCGGTGAACAAGCCGGATATGCGCTGACCAACGACCACAACGGGTACAAGCAGGAGGGCCTGCATGTTGCCCAGGCTCTGGTATATAACGGCGTGCGCTGGTCTTCCTCAAGGGGCTATCTGCACCCAGTGGAAAATCGCACCAACCTCGAAGTCTGGACTCACTCTACGGTGCGCCGTATTGATATCGAGAAGAAAATAGCCATTGGCGCACAGGTAGACCATCAAGGTAAAACCCATTCAATTCGTTGCAAACGCGAAGTGATTCTGTGCGCGGGAGCGTTTAACTCTCCACAGCTTCTGATGCTGTCGGGCATTGGCGACGCGGACGAGCTCATCAAGCTTGGTATCAAAAGCGAAGTACACCTCCCTGCAGTGGGCAAAAATCTGGAAAACCACCCTGGGGTGAACATCCAGTACGCCGCACGCCATCAGGATTCTCTCGTCTCGCAGCTTGGGCCCATTGGCAAGGTGAAGATGGGTGCACAGTGGCTGTTGCAGAAAAAAGGCTTGGGGGCGACCAACTTCTTTGAGACGGGCGCGTTTCTTAGAAGCCGTGACGACGTCGAATTCCCCAACGTTCAGTTCGAGTTTTTACCGCTGACCCGCTTTGTCCGCAATGGAAAGCTCGTAGCCGTTCCGGGATTCCAATTCTGGGTTGATCTTTCTCGTCCCGAAAGCCGTGGCTCGGTGACTCTTCGCTCCAAAGACCCGACTGACGCTCCTCTGATTGTGTTCAACCATTTGAGCACTCAACAGGACATGCGCGACATGATCGATTCGATCCGCCTCGCTCGCAAGCTGATCGCGCAGCCGGTCTGGGATGGAATTCGAGGAGAGGAGCTTGCACCCGGAGCTGACGCCCAGACCGATAAGGATCTGGAGGCATTCATACGCGCGAATACCGGCACTTCGTATCACCCCGCTGGAACTTGCCGGATGGGTTCTGATGATGACTCTGTAGTTGACTCAGAAGGTCGCGTGCGCGGTGTTCAGAAGTTGCGAGTTGTAGACGCCTCGATCATGCCACGCGTAGTCACAGCCAATCTCAGTGCCTCGATCATGATGATTGCTGAAAAAATCAGCGACCGCATCGCTGGCAAAACTCCTCTTCCCCCATCAACAGCGTCGTTTTACCGAAGCTGA